One Nostoc punctiforme PCC 73102 DNA window includes the following coding sequences:
- a CDS encoding chromophore lyase CpcT/CpeT — protein MTIAPSESSSNASDLLTLACWMSGDFSNYKQSFANPQLYAHIHIFFRPLPIEFFSAIGFYSEQAYDHDLWTPYRQGVHKLVDCSDRIYIENYSLKDQMLYAGAARELDILKTITPDCIERRYNCSMVFMREGEMFRGSVEPGNQCLINRNGCQTYLVSDVEITEHTWISLDKGMDIETHKQIWGSTAGPLRFEKRESFADELLAVRALC, from the coding sequence ATGACAATAGCACCCAGTGAATCTAGCAGCAACGCTAGTGATTTGCTCACCTTAGCCTGTTGGATGTCAGGAGATTTTAGCAACTACAAGCAATCTTTTGCAAATCCCCAACTTTACGCCCACATTCACATTTTTTTTCGTCCTTTACCGATTGAATTTTTTTCTGCCATCGGTTTTTATTCAGAACAAGCTTATGACCACGATTTATGGACACCCTACCGCCAAGGAGTACATAAACTGGTAGATTGTAGCGATCGCATTTATATCGAAAATTACAGCTTGAAAGACCAGATGCTTTATGCAGGTGCGGCTCGTGAATTAGATATCCTCAAAACTATCACCCCAGATTGTATCGAACGGCGTTATAACTGTTCGATGGTTTTTATGCGAGAGGGTGAAATGTTTCGGGGTAGCGTGGAACCGGGTAATCAATGTCTGATTAACCGCAATGGCTGCCAGACATATCTAGTCAGTGACGTAGAAATAACCGAGCATACTTGGATAAGTCTAGATAAAGGTATGGATATTGAAACCCACAAGCAGATATGGGGGTCAACTGCTGGACCTTTGCGATTTGAAAAACGGGAAAGTTTTGCTGATGAATTACTTGCAGTGAGAGCATTATGTTGA